The following nucleotide sequence is from Perca flavescens isolate YP-PL-M2 chromosome 20, PFLA_1.0, whole genome shotgun sequence.
taaaacaaataacGTTAGAATTTAAAAGGCAAAGACAGACGTTGACAATTGGCATCTAAttgacattaaaagaaatagcCAAGTGAAACATTGAACTACTTCTTTTAAAGGTTGTTGTTTGTCTCCCATAGATTTATCAGAGCGTCGGAGTTTCCCCGATCTCATAAATTTCTCAGACCGTCGGACCAGTCTCTCCTCTCGGATAACGATGCGGGCCGACACACTCACAGACGGACTCAGGCTGCCGCGGTTTACCTTCGGGAGGGCCAGAGCTCGGGACAATAACACGACTGATGGACACAGCTCACCCGGTGATGAGCAGCCCCAAATCGGTCAGTTTGTATTCTGTTTGTACACTGGAtatctgcatcatctctaaatacaaatgaatgtggtgtttccattactttctgaaaaacagtaagaacgcagttttgcTAGTGTAAAGGTACAGTgtttcttacattttttttttttttatagctgtgtatacAACCTCATCACATTAAATCACTAAAGTGATTCACATTAAAGTGACTTTGTGAACAAtgtggacaaatagtctttctACCAAGCTACCACACTTTGAGTGCcaatgataaagcgctatataaatgtaattaattattattattattattagtattattattattattattgttattgttattgttattgttattgttattattattattattattattattattattattattaaaataaaagacattaatgtgaagaaaataaaaagaaattagagaagaagagaaatcACTTAGAGCAGAACACATACTGAAGACCATCAtatcaaataaaaacaggaagaaATAGAAATCCTTTCGGAAGAAAAACACTGAAAGGCTCAAATCCTAACATAACATAACGTAAATGGTTGTTTTGATAATGGATTAATCATTTGAGTGCTTATCAAGgaaaaaaagccaaacatttTGATAGTCCATTCCTTCCAGATGTGATGATGTGCTCCCTTTCTTCTCTTACATGTTAGTAAACTACAtatgtttgagttttgcacTGTGCAtcttacaaataaaaaactacTTGAAGATGGCACATTGGGTTGTAGTAAACTGTGAAACTGTGGTCAAACGATTAAGCAAGATAGTACCTAGCAGATTAGTCGTTAAAAGCAAATTCTCATTAGCTGCAGCCTTAAATATAAACTGttggcgcccagatagctcagttggtagagcaggcagccatgtgtagaggtttacacctcaacacagcggacccgggttcgattctgacctgcggccctttgctgcatgtcattccctctctctcccctttcacttcttcagctgtcctataattaaaggcctaaaatgcccaaaaaaataatctttaaaaaaaaatatatatataaactgtatCTCTTTTATCCATTATTTTATGCTTAACAACATCTGTAATCTGTGTATCTTTTCTCCCTCAGTGACCCTCACTTTTGAGCAGAGACTTGAGGCCCAACAGTTGTTTGAGGCCGGCCAGCtgctgatagagagagaggatcGTCTGTTCGGGGAGATAAACGAGGCGGAGGAACTTACACATCACGAGGAAGAAGTAAACAAGCTTGCTGCAGACCACCAGGCCCTGCAAAGACTTGTCCTGAAGACTCTATCTCTCAGCCTGGGGGAGGTCAGTTCAGAGACTCTGACGTCTGCAGTGAAGGCCGTGAACCAGGAGGAGGACCAGGACCAGCAGTGGACTCAGAGGGATCGGACCCCTCCGAACTGGAGGCCCAGTGGATGGAAGAAGCTCCACGACTCCACGCTTCACAGCCTGGTGGAGGAGCGCTTAGACAACCCTGCGACGCCCCCCGCTGATAAGGGGAACATGTCTGATATCGAGGCGGACGTCTGCAGCATGGGCCAGCAACTGAAGGAGGACCTGCTGTCTGTGGTGGACGAGGTCAAGAGTTGCTACCCGCCCGAGTGGAACATCAGTCATTTTTACGCCAGATTGTACCACAAAGCCTTCAGCGCCAGACTCAGGAAGATCGCCGACTTTGGTCTGGAGGACAAGGACTGCACTGTCCTCCTGCACTGGGTCAACGTGTTTTACCCAGAGTAAGTCACAACTTCAGTTTATGTTTGAAGTACTTATTTCTGGGCCCATTCTGTTATTTATGTTGGTGTGTTTTTGCCCTGgtattagggttgggcatcgttttgattttaacaactCTGAtgccaattccgattcttcctttctgGTTCTTTAACATTCTCGATTCCAATTCTTCGAGAGGTGGAGTCGAAGCGgatcacatgcttatttcacagataagatgACGAGGAACATTTGATTTTTATTCagtggtgatttacagttttagcgggctttttcaatgtaaaataaagccacactttagAAAACTTACTTACTTGTGTTCAATTTGGAGCCGATGATCAGATTTTCCAAACgattcccaaaaaaaaaaggatactattgtaattgtaatttttgaaaGGATTCAACAAAGTCCATCCTCTGTCTCAACAACTACTTTACAGATTACGAGTACattccagtggtggaatgtaaccaagtacatttacttaaaggtccagtgtgtaacgtgtttagttgttcattatcaaaatctgtgttgcccgttcacaaacttgtccttttccATGAATAAATCAGACGTTTTGTCTTGTGCTGGAGACAAAagcaaaatattatgaatttcTCACTGTGTAGTTGTAATAGCTCCTTTAATCATCATCTCTTATCTAAATCTGTCCCTTGTGATTGCGTGAAATGACTCAACAAACAAAGCAGCTCGTCTTAAAGTTGTGTAACAGTGTAGAAAAGAGTTGCAGGACTGGCACACATCCTGCAGCTCTGCACGCACAGTTCATTACATAATACCCCAGAAGGCAACGCAGCAAAAAAGACAAATTGAGTTTGGTTTTAAAGTTTGCTTTGAGTCGTTTTGACATTCCGTCACACCCTGATGTTCACAAACCAGTTAGTCACACATCTTTCATTGACAACAAGTTGCTGCGAGTtcttcttttgacatttttaaagtgAAGTGAAAGACAAGGCATCGAGGCAAATCAGATGATGTACAATAAAACAGTGTACAAGTATCTGTTATAATGATTTTCTGTCATCGAAAAGTGTGCAAAGTTCTCATGGTTTTCTAATGAAAGTTGTGATATCTGCTTTCTGTGTCAGAATCCTTCAAAAGCAGGAGCTGGCCAGTGAAATCGATATTGAAGCTCTGGGAAAACTGCTGCCTGAAGACTTGTTGAAAAATCTGGAGGAGCAATACCTGAGCAAACAACAGGTAACCCAAGCTGTTAATTTGAGTTATTCCAGTTAGATCTTAGTTATGTTTGGCTGTTTTTCATTTTCGTTTGTTGGGTTAGGCTGCTTTACTCAACCTTTTACCTAacctttatttagtttttaggtCTAGTTTGGACGTTGTggatattcatggtccccagttGATGGAtcctaatgtttttttgtggggTGTCTCCTGACTTAATCTCAATCAACAGCACCACGCCACATttttcaattataaaaaagaaatctaaagGGTAGATTGCTGAGATTGTTCATGCTCTCCAGAGAATAATCCATTTTCATTTTGTCTATTTTATGACATTCTTTCAAGAAAACATTCGCATTTTTAGGAAAATTTCGAGCGTATTTCCTTTCATGCCATCAAAGCATCagtgtgggactggctctagtggctgtaattctttaccaaggctgaatttcgggaaagagacttcagatccagtattggggctgggtgtcctcccccaggaaaATTTGCTGCATTCAGACACTCTTTTacgcaccaatttacggtggaaatacctttattgtattgtattatatattgTTAGGTGCCATTGCACATTTtgaagtgggtatatggaaatcttGGCGCTTTCTTAGTGGCTAGACAGTGCaaacctgcgtatcacgtacaCTACACCACTGGGCATAGCTCAATTATCAATATGACTGTTTCAACGCTTATTGTGGGTTTCAAAGAACTCTGTAGTCGCCATTGCAACTTTAGAGTTATGGTAATTCATTACATgaatctacagtacaggccaaaagtttggacacaccttctcattcaatgcgttttctttattttcatgactatttacattgtagattctcactgaaggcatcacaactatgaatgaacacatatggaattatgtacttaacaaaaaagtgtgaaataactgaaaacatgtcttatattttagattcctcaaagtagccaccctttgctttttttgataactctgcaaacccttggtgttctctcaatgagcttcatgaggtagtcacctgaaatggttttaccttcacaggtgtgctttgtcagggttaattagtggaattttttcccttattaataaaaaagcaaaggatggctactttgaagaatctaaaatataagacaggttttcagttatttcacacttttttgttaagtacataattccatatgtgtttattcatagttttgatgccttcagtgagaatctacaatgtaaatagtcatgaaaataaaacggaaacgcattgaatgagaaggtgtgtccaaactttcggcctgtactgtatatgcttgTGCTATGTAATGTGTGATGGGAGTAATATATAATCAAATGTTCTGTATCCAAAAACATAAACTGTAGCATACAGCCTGTGTGTTAAAAGTGACAGCGGCATGTTGTTGTGTTCAGGATGATCTGAAGACGTTCATCGAGCGCATCCTGGAGGGAGAGGAGCAGAAGTGGAAAAATGAAGAGGAGCCGATGAGAAGGGACGGCTGCTTCGTCAGTACTGTGGCCTACGACATCATTCAGGTACAGTTTCAATAAGGCATTTTTGTAACAGTACTTACCCCGTCACTATTAGGCTCCTTAATGCTCAGGCACTTTGCAGAGTCAACCTGTATTAAATGCACCTTATTCAAATGCACTTTATAGACTGCACAAGACATTTTATGGGAAGTTGCAATAGCACAAGGTCTTTACAGCTTTTTACTGGTTTGAATAATTGTATATGTGATTGtcttttatgtactgtatgttcctgTGTATGTATTGCCTTTTTTAACCTGGCTggcaccaaaacaaattccaatcaACTGTGTTTGTTGTTGGGATTCACACACCTTGTTATTGCAGGTTTAGATCAAGCCTCGACATGTTTTCATGTCTTGTTTGCTTCTGATCACAATCCCAATATGAAGTAGTCTTTTTTTGCTTCATGTGATCATGAGAgaacaaaatgtaaaacataatgGTACCGGTGTCCTGTGCTCTGCCCTTTAGACCAGGAAGGAGTCAAATAAAGCCAAAACCGGGAGCAAAAACGAGCTGTCCAAACCTAACCAACAAGGAAGACAGTGGTTATGTATTTATAGAAAGGCATTCACTGTCAGATCAAGGACCCAGTGTGCAGAAGCGGCCATGCTCCTGTAGCCTGATAAATCCACAAGGCACTGCCGACGTTATGGCTTCAGTTTCTGGTGCTAGTTTGTagtgttttttatttgctgtcattGATCTGTGTCCTCCATCTGTCTTTAGCTTATCAATAGTACGGTGACAACGGCTGCAAAAATTGTGGGAGATCTGCACAAGGCCCAGAGCATAACGTGCCCTCTGAAAGATTTAATGCAGAGGTAAGAAGACTGTGGattttctgtaaaatagtgtcattttaaaatgctttttttgtcttgtaTCTAAGAAGAACAGCACTGTTGAAGTGAAaaacaactgtttttatttaaatcccAACTCCTGCAGGTACAAGATCTTCCAAAAAGACGTCATGAATAAAGACAAACCAAACAGCCGGCCGATTATCAAGGCGCACCTCGGCAGTATGGAGCAGTTCAGGTgtgtttctgacattttggcCATTGTGGCGTGATTAGACAGACGTCTAGCGTTATTAAGATTGAATTCTGCTTGAtcccaaaaaacaaaatatgggCTAACGTGACTTCTGTGCTCCTTCTGCAGGGACGTCCTCGATAAGAATAAAGAGCTGTTCACAGAGGATGTGCGGAAAAGTTTACTGCACGTTCTGACTGACATGAAACAAACTGCCCACGCATATCTATTAAAACATGTGCACGATGTCCTCagggtgagtttttttttacaacaaagcttttttttcttttcttgtctaCTAATCTCAGTAGAAAGCCCAAAACAAAACGGAATGTGTCTACCAACAAGTATTGTGCTTAACAGCctgatgtactgtacagtatcttcttcctctgtgtcaTAGAGGTCATGATgactaagccataaataaaggctttgtatttttctaaaagagagtgccttggagtttcctttttggtttctacattttttttagagACAGTTTAATTTGTATATCTGGAACAAACATAgaagatattatatatatatatatatatatatatatatatatattgattctttttaaacaaaaatgttttgcacaatGAAGGCATTTACCACAAAATACCAAAACAGGCATGATAGTAAGAAACACTAGTGTaaaaaaattgaatttattaaacagaaataGAAAGGAAAATATCTTAATTAAAGCAATTGTTGAATTGTACAGTAGCTCtgaacaacaacacaaatatagatccttacagtttttcaaagGATATTTGAAATGTCCTTTCTGTTGCAAATTCTCTACTACTGTGCATGAAAGTGTTACCTGTCTAACACATCATGTTTGTACGTCACACAGCCACATTACCGCATGCTGGGGACCAACGATTGGCTGCATAAGGACGTGTTTGAGAAGCTGCTGGACAGCATTGAAAAAGAGATTCAGGATCTTCGTGGTTCCTGTGAATCCTGTCACCAGGTACAAACACACTCTTCAATTCAATCTAAAGGAGGAGCTGCTGGGTTTGACTACAAATTATGTTTTCTTGGAGCAGAGATTTAGGGGGGCCTGGAACCcttttgatgtcattttttaaaacgTTATTCTACTGTGATAGCTGTgcatttttaaaatcattttggaccatcatGGTAGGGGAAAAACTGAATTATGTAACTAGAAAGACACCAACAATTCTTAGAAAACTTTTTAACTTTAATGCTGAGCCACAGGGCCATTACTGCAAAGGTCATGTGGTTTTACAAATTGAGTTGGATATTTATCCAGGGAGAAGCCGGCATTTCCAAAACGCAGCATCAATAACTTTGGAAAATTAGAGATTCATACGATTTTGATAAATGGCTGACAAGCAATGAAAATGGCTCACAATGTTTTTCTGAATGATCTAGGCATCTAGATTTTGGGTTTAGTTGCATGATGTTGTGACATTCCTAGAGCAGCACCCCTAAAAAAGGGCTAAAATCCCCCTTGGTTTACAGATTTTTCCATTCAGGGAGCCATTGGTTTCAATTTATTACCATATCATATGAAAATGAATCATGATTACTGTGATGGATGAAAACAACTCAAGCATGTTTCTACGGTCAGCACACTGATTTTCAAACCATaaagaaatgaatggaaaccagTGGCTGCCTGTATGTGAggaaaaatgcatttaaaattcTGAAACACTTGTTTTGGTTATTCCAAAATAATGTGACTTTTATAGAAAACGGACTAAAATATGTAATATCACTGGCATTGTTCTATAAACTCACTTGGAAAGATCAAATGGAAATTGACTCTCTCAGTTCAGCATCTTTGTTGGTTCTTCCAACTAGTTGAAATGTATTGCATTTTAATCTGAAACTTTATTTCTGATTTCATGATTGGATTCATTTCAGAAACTGATTGGCCAGCTGCACCAGGATGTCGCAAAAGAATATGTGAAGCAGCTCCTGAAAGGACGAGTCAAACTGAAGGACAAGGAGCGGCAGCTGAAGGCCTACGCGATCATAAAGGACAACGCAGAGAATTTGCACACTTTCTTTGACAAAATGGTGAGAATCAAGCACAAAATCGCTTGAAACTAAGTTTTAGATCTTGACAAAACATTCACTTTTGCTTGTAGTTCCATGTAATATGTCACTGGAACGGACCACAGAGCATCATTAACAAGTGATCCAGGGAGAATCCACAGTGATTACAGAagataaaatccccaaaacaagAAGGGTGTAGATTAGACTAAACTGTGACTCCTCTTTCCTCACAGGGATCAGAGGAGGATTGGTGTAAGGAAATACTGACCAAGATTGCAGAAGTGCTGAAACTCCAAGACCTCCCCGCCATACAGATGCAAATAGTATCACTGGGAACTGCTTATCCTGACCTCAGGTAACCTTTGCTCTCTCAAAACATATACAGCGCACTGGTGTAATGTAGCTCTCAAGTGTTAACAGACCTGACAAGGACATGATAGCCTCATGATCTTAGTGGTTGAGGATAAACATACCTCTTTTTAGACAGAGctgagagagaaacaggaaagCTGAAATGTATCCAGCTGTTTCCTGGCAGCAGGATACTGTTACGAGCTAAAATTAGACACGCTACAACTCAAGCTCAGGCACTGCAGTGAAATAAGGAGGTTTGAGCTGGTAAAGCTTAGTTATGGTATGTCGGTTTATAAAATTCTGTAAAATTCTTTTGGACTTTTCCCTATCTCTGTTTTTTAGTgacaaactctctctcttcctAGATAGAAAGTATTTTTAGGGTAGCTCGCTCCCCTTTTCTGTCTTCAGCTGTGATATTGAATAAAAGCCGAAAAAGCCCAGAAAAGTTTGggccgttttttggcagtttgcagattatctctattgctgttttatttgcctgataaccgatgaAGTTGTTTATGAaaaaagtgcgctactttggctgactctgtccctctgctttggtttcactccccactgagtctgacttaatctcccgcccacaacactatctgactgttactgtgtattatgtcgagagtttctcatttattaaataattgctcaAAGCATGTAACCAAAGTTTGTAACAtttcaaaaatcttaatttaaagattttcattttcactgtaaatgcatattggttccaaatatTGGTTATctgtttcattaactactaattaTATGTATCGGCATCGGCCTTGAAAACTATCATTCAATGGCTACTGTAGGCAGAATTTTGTCCAAATGAGGCCCTAAGGCCTGTCAAATATGACTCCTATTAATTAATTCCCGCGCCTTCTTTCATCGGACTTAAgtttaccagaacacaaggatcaatctgagacgAAGAGTTCACTTAAGCAAATTCACTCAGTCCAGCATAAAAGttacaacacagctgtgggtTCACAAACAGCATCTAAGTTTCCCTGGCAACAGACATTATGTCAGAGCTGGTCCACCGAGATCTCGTCTGAAGTGTGAACCCTCATCTATCCACTCccttcagtttttatgctctcCTTACAGGGGGGTGTCTTCTTGTTGCTAGGCAAAAACTGCAAGGTCGGGGCCTCCGTGTGGTGCAACTTCCTCTTCCGTTCTCACAAACTTCAAACAATGCACCTCTATTAGCCTAAACtatttttatgatttaaaggaatacgccaccgtttgttgaaatagggcttatcgcggtctaccctggctgtagataggtgggccaacgcattttttgtctcagtgcaagtaattaggttgtttttttgtcttttgttggctcacttttactcacaacatgctagcaacataggattccattcactacgctaagctaaccgcgctgccggtgttgcaccggactaaaacaatgcatgcacaaaatgcgtcggcccacctatctacagctaggggagataagccctatttcaacaaacggtggcgtatccctttaagcttAACTTTCTGTGCATCAGAGTACTTTTAATCACTTCCTCAATGactaacacagctcttttgcaacaagcacattttgttaataaacTATTTCTACAATGGATGGAAGAAAAGTGACGTTTGCataatttatttctatttccttTGTTAACATGAGATATGTACACAGTTAAAAGCCATATAGTTTGGTTACAGCGCTTATGAACTTTCTTTGACTTGAGCTTATCTGTGTTGCCAGGTCTATTGAGAGTCTTTGGTGACTATGGAGCGAAACAATTGGTCATAATCTGTGTTTCAATACCCTCAGGACTCCTAAAGAGACTAACCTTTCTTTCCATTCTTTCACCCACAGTGAGAAACATGTTTCGGCTCTGCTCAAGCTCAAGACCAACTTCTCCAGAGCCGACAGGAAAATCGTCAAAGAGACTCTGTTGGACACTTTGAGGGAAATGGGAAACGCCGACATTTCTCGTCCGTTTTTCTACGGAGTTCAGGTCAAATGAGTTGAAAGTGCTTTCAGTTCTTCTCGTTTTAAAGCTGACTAAAATTCGGGTTGTATAGTATTGTGTATTATAGCGTTTGTGTgtatagtgtttgtgtgtgtgaaagtatgATAAGTTGGACACTGTTTGTTTCAAATATCACATATGCTGTAAAGAATATTGTCTGCAGACTTTAAAAAGATGAAATTAGTGTTTTAGTTATGTATAGCTATGTACAtcatatctatatatctatatatatttttactgctgagaaacgtgtgtgtgtgttagtttgtTATTCTCATAGTGTATATTTTTCCTAAAATGTGCAATAAAGACTAGctattttttatagtttttcatttttatttcatctgaTGTACAGAATATTGTTAGAGAAAGTGTTGAATGTAACttaagtttaaaaataaatttgatgAAACCTCttaagtgatttaaaaaaaaaaaccttgagcAGTAGATTTTTACCTCCGTTCatttacaacagcaacaaa
It contains:
- the LOC114547428 gene encoding tumor necrosis factor alpha-induced protein 2 codes for the protein MRADTLTDGLRLPRFTFGRARARDNNTTDGHSSPGDEQPQIVTLTFEQRLEAQQLFEAGQLLIEREDRLFGEINEAEELTHHEEEVNKLAADHQALQRLVLKTLSLSLGEVSSETLTSAVKAVNQEEDQDQQWTQRDRTPPNWRPSGWKKLHDSTLHSLVEERLDNPATPPADKGNMSDIEADVCSMGQQLKEDLLSVVDEVKSCYPPEWNISHFYARLYHKAFSARLRKIADFGLEDKDCTVLLHWVNVFYPEILQKQELASEIDIEALGKLLPEDLLKNLEEQYLSKQQDDLKTFIERILEGEEQKWKNEEEPMRRDGCFVSTVAYDIIQLINSTVTTAAKIVGDLHKAQSITCPLKDLMQRYKIFQKDVMNKDKPNSRPIIKAHLGSMEQFRDVLDKNKELFTEDVRKSLLHVLTDMKQTAHAYLLKHVHDVLRPHYRMLGTNDWLHKDVFEKLLDSIEKEIQDLRGSCESCHQKLIGQLHQDVAKEYVKQLLKGRVKLKDKERQLKAYAIIKDNAENLHTFFDKMGSEEDWCKEILTKIAEVLKLQDLPAIQMQIVSLGTAYPDLSEKHVSALLKLKTNFSRADRKIVKETLLDTLREMGNADISRPFFYGVQVK